The Sesamum indicum cultivar Zhongzhi No. 13 linkage group LG6, S_indicum_v1.0, whole genome shotgun sequence genomic interval aattcataaaattttgaataactaTAATAATCTTTGCAAGTTAAATACATACAATGATATAAGTACAGTTACTTCTTATAACTATTACTCCGACGAGGAACGGgttgaaatttatgaataataaacttatttgtctcttaataataaatttattcattctttaaaaattaaaactttcatttatataatcataaatttaaaaaagttaccatgatcaatttttatatctaagcttatttatttgtcatgagatatttagataaaaagttacaaagtaaaataataaatgaaaattttaaaaattaaaaatagttcgATCAGTTCAAACATTCTCTGGGTTCTCtctgcaaaaataaaaaaaaatgatctaaaaaaactaaaattaatcttatctaataaacaaaattgaattacaaaactatcaaaagataaattgatccaaaattaaaatacataaattgaaaatcaataacaaaaaccaagagaaattttaaaaaaaattgtaatttggtGTTTAGAAAATAACAAGATCGAGCAAATTTTCTTCTTGGCTGAGTGAGAACCAGATAGTTCTAACTAGTGGAAAGACTAAAAATGAGTATctcaaagaaattatttttttaataattaatgcgaattttaatttttatgttttttaatggACAAAACAAATTTAGGCCTAGGATTTGATAGACTAATAGCCTATGCTGAGGCCACACCCTATCGGCTGCTAGGGCTCGACATGGCCTACCTCCACTTCAGTGAACAAGTATAAGATTATGGATTCAAATCTTATTAGATATGTGgtcatttatcttattttataattttattgtttattaattattattgaagcATATATTGATATGTAACGTGATTTACTAGCGTAGCTATTGCttctattaaaaaagaaatcaagaataCAATATGTATGTACGTATACTAAATGCATGATGAGgtacatttgaattttttaccctttattataactaaatataataaattaaaacatattaacGTATGAATAACAGATGATTGCGTGTGCACGACTGAGTGCGGAAGAAGGAGGCGAGGAGAAAGAAGGCGGTGGGCCAATGGAAGAAGGCATGGGACGGTGGGGGAGAGGCGGCGGAGGAAAAAGTAAGGGAGACGAGAGGCAGCGTGAGAATTCAAGGAACGGGTAAGAAAACAGGATGGGAGAGGAAGAAAGAATGGAGAAAGTGAAGGAAGAAGATAGGGGGCAAGGGGTTCAAGAGGTGGGTTGAGTTATTCAAGTTGAAAAGTAATCGATACTTGGTTTAGTCTCCAAGTTCGGCCTCTCATTTGTCAAAGTGAAAACCTGCTAACttgtataattaatcttattCAAGTTAATCAATTGAAGTAAACGGGACCAATAGAATAACATTCATtcaccaattaaattaattgattttaatttcctttaaaaaagaaaaaaaatgtgaaacaTTTGTGTGGTTGCCATCTCATATACAAAAGGCATAGACAAAACTAACGTGGAGGATCAAAATGATAATCCCCCAAAATGCACCAACCCTAAATACacttaattattctttattcaattttacttAAGCGATAATTTCATCTGTCATGCACTCTCTAAATTTGATTTCTGCCTTAATACTGTCTACCCCAACAATTTCGCAGCATTCGCATCTATCCAcctgaaacaaaaatattaaataaaagaagttaaaaaataaatactgtacattaaaaaaatatatcatttaatcATGACtaatggataaaaataaataatcattaacCACGATCATACAACGATTGTTGACTGTAGTTTTTGCGCATATACCTAAAACATTTGATTAAACAGgggttatttataatgaattttcttaaaattagtataattaattactttatgcatttaatataattaacttattgtatccttttttattaccaaaatatcatttctaaatttataatcaacatttatgTATCACCTTATTCTATTTGACTAGatggaaatatttaaaatgatattagttaatatttttttagtagaATTAATCACTCCTCTAATATTCTAgctcaaatattttgtattctAAACCATATGAACATACTACGTGTATATAtctacttataaatttttttaacttacacatgctatttttcaaataattttgaaaatttgtcaATATCGtttgaaaattgcaaaattaaaaaagatgaaGGATCATTTCGTAATCTCAacaaattacaggactaaaatgcCAAAAGATTAGattataggataaaaatgcaattatgtcatttatttaatatgaaaattaaaaaatgagatatatatacttttctcaaatttcaaaatcagagtgttatataatcaataattagaCTAACTGTCAGGAGATATTGCGAAAATACCAATTAATTGGCAAGTGCAATGTATTTGTagtgtgattggtgtatagtttaaaaaaaataactaaatatttgattgtgattgatttgattcgaccaAATCGGATTTGGACAAGAGTTTTCCATTAAGTTTTCCATTATGTGTGTTAACAGTAACAATACTTGAGTAAACTAACCTGAGTTCGCTTGTTGGCTGGTGAAAAGACTTGAATTCTTTGGATATAATCTGCAGAATGATTGCCACTTGATGAACATGCTGGAAGATCACGAGGCCATGCTCGAGAATAACTGGTAAGAATTTCATCGCTCTCTGTTTTTTTCTCCACGGATTCAAAGAAGAAAGCATGAGGAGCTTCACAGGGATCCCTGGAGGGCTTTCGCGtgttaaacaaataattgGGAGGCCTCGGAGTTCTTACCCATGGCTTAAAAGTTTCCACAGGCATCTGCAGATAACTCCGTGGCATAATTCTCTCGAATATTTGCGCAGAATAGCCccaagaaatggaaaaagacCAGTTGCTTTGCCTGTGATGGCAGATGGTTTGCTGCAACATCCGGGACTGATCAGCGGCCGCCGCCTTCATGAGGAGTCGCGTCGATTCAAAACGGTCCGTGCCGGGAAATATTGGCTCCACCATGTCGAAATGGTGAAGGGACAATAACGGGGACAGTGGATGAGATAATAACAAACCCGAAATGTCACCACGGAAATCAATCTGGTGATTTCCCTTTTGGGGCGACAGGTTTGCTCCAATATCAGCAATACAGGCCCTGGTGGTATTATCAGCAGAATTCAAGAACACGTATCTCCTGAGACAATTTTCCATGTCTCTAGCCAGCGCTTTCGCCAGAGGATAGCTCAGGATGATTCCACCTCCACCGAAAGCCTGGTTGAATGAGAAAAGGTAATTCGACAAAATAAACTCAGAATTCCCACCAAGGTAGTAGTACTTTGTATGATCGTATGTCGCAAGAACGTCGACCATGTTATCCACAAAAAAGATTGAATCATCGTCCCCCATTACCAGCCATCGGAAGTTCTCATAGTCCACCTCCCTCAAAACCTCCATTATACCATGCACCATTCTTTGTGCCCGGATTTCAGATTTGTTGAGAAGTTCTTTCAGGTCATCAGATACTCTATACGGTGGAGAAGTTTCAGGCCAGGGGAGGAGCCCTGGAGACGGGGCTTTGTCCAGAAATAGGTATCCTCGGGTACCGTTGGGTCGCCACCATGATTCTATGTATGCTTTTCTGTGATGCCATGCTTGTTCTGAACCGACGAGCCCGAACACAAGGTGGCTGAGATTAGTACGAGAATCTGCCGTAGCTGTTGCTTGTGGAGGATCCCTGATCTTATTATTCGTCGAAAATGTGTCTAAAAATGGTGTAGTTTTCAGTAGAGGGTAGAAGAAATTTGTGCAGGAAATGCTGATCAAATAAAAGGCCAGGGCACACACAGTGAAGGTAAATGTGGGGAGAAATCTTGGTTTCATTTGAAAGAGCATGGCTGCaactccaaataaaaataattttttgagatttttctgAGACAAGATAAGTTCTACACATGCATGATCATTGGGAACTACTgatcaactatatatataaataaatatgtgtgtatatatcaTAATTCGAAGAGTATGATCGATCTATAATCCATGTGAGCTATATCTTGACGCACGCTCAGGGAATTAGAATCATGTATTTCCCCCTGAAGGGTGTTTGTTGACTTGtcctcttttattttgaagtttAAGTTATTTTAGGGGAGATATGCTAAATCAATTTAATGACTTTAAAAAGTTCTATTTGTCGCGGGAAAACACGTGCTATATATCAGCCACTAACATAATTATCCTAaactttcttgattaatttgaaaataatcgattcatttaaatattttcaagtgaattaaattgatagtCGTAATAACTTGCGTCATATAGATTATGAACTCATAATAGTTATGATATCTCTTTATGAAGAATTGCTTATACTCGAATTTCAGAAGGTATTTGATAGATTTGGAGACAATTAATTCTTGCATCCAGACGCGACAATAGTTGCTTACCATAATTTGAGGAAGGcgaacaaaattaaagatcgaatatatatatcattactttttgtataaaattacaaatttctttttcttctccataTGTCTTGggagagaaatgaaaaatcacaaattcATAGTGAAGATTAGagaataaattttgttataggATTTTTGCCTTTAATGTTAAGGACAAaaagtagaaaagaaattaaagaatatcCAACTTGATACAAATATACGTACTTATAACTGTAGAAACCATCGTTTACtttcaactaataaaatagaaaataatacctaaaaattaacaacattGCTTTGCTGCtacttcaaaaattaaaaaaaaaaaaaaaaaaaaaaaccctttgCTGCtacttcaaaaattaaaaaaaaaaaaaaaaaaagaaaccccGATGCTTCAGTGAtggaaaaatgagattttgcTTTTGCCTTCGCCAATACGTATGATATGAGAGTAGCTTTTTTCCTGGATTAATTGTCAAATAACACAACATGGAAGATGATCCGTGGATGCTCACTTTTGCGACCTCTCAAGCCAAATAGCTGCAGAATAAGCACATAAAAAGTTAGTCAATCATCCGTAATTCCTTACTCGTTGAAGACTTTTAGATTAATTGGATGATACACATGATGGTATACCTTTATTGACTTCCGATGCATGAATTATCAGTTAGTCTAACCCAACCCCCCATGTTAAGTTTCTTTTCTTACTTGTAGTAACTTTTAAGTATTTGACATTGTGATGATGGAGCATCTTCCCCAGAACAACCATTCTCATGCATGTATAGGTCTTAAATGGTCTAACAGAAGTCAGATGGCGTTTGATGAACTGGAAAAGTATATCAAGTCCTCTATCTCTACTTGACAGTATCAGAGAATGTCGGTGGTTCAGTTTTGGTGCGACAAGAAGATAAGGAGCATCGCCCGATGTACTAAGTTAGCAAAGTGTTGGGTAGCGAAACCGAGACACCCCAAATTGAAATACTACAGCTATATATCCTTGGTGGCGATGAGGGAACTGAGGCCTTACTTCCAATCGCACCTGGTGGTGGTATTGTCAAATCACATCTTAGAACAATTTTTATCTAGTCTAAAACTCTAAGGAATGATGTTGAAATGAGAGGTGGAGTTACATGAATTCGGCATTGATTACCGCATGAGACCAACTATTAAAGTACAAGTGCTAGTGAACCTCCGAGTAGGCGGGCATTTCCATGCCCACTTACAATTTATATCTTTAACGGATCATCTACATTGGTGGGTAGTGGAGCCGAAATAGTCTCTGAAAGCCCCCAAGGCAATAAGCTAGAATATGCCAAAAAGCTAAAGCTCCCAAGGCAACAAGCTAGAATATGCCAAAAAGCTAAAGCTCCCAAGGCAACAAGCTAGAATATGCCAAGAAACTGCATACTCTGCCTCAAACAATGAGGCagagtatgcagttttcttaGCAAAAGATAAGGAGCACCACACGGTGTATTATGTTGGCAAAGTGTTGCAGAGGGCAGAACCTAATACCGCCAAATTGAAACACTAGCACTATCCTTAGTGGTTACGGCCAAGATACTGTTAATTGTCTTACTTCACATTGCATCAGGTGGTAATTGTCAAATCACCGCTTGAAACAATATTGATGTCATTAAGACACGGAAAATAAGGTAAGCGAGAGCAATATTTAAAACACATTTAAGTATTATCGAAAACAATAACAAGTTAATCATATGGGAAATATTGCGCAGTATCAATCAAACTACTAAATAATCCCGCCAACATAAAACTCTCGCTAAGGCTACCCAACTCTCCCTGCGGCTGAGAATCAAAACAAGCAAACTACTCCACTTTGAAGCTAAACCCCAAGTGagatagaaataaaagtaCCTCCCAT includes:
- the LOC105163691 gene encoding uncharacterized protein LOC105163691, with product MLFQMKPRFLPTFTFTVCALAFYLISISCTNFFYPLLKTTPFLDTFSTNNKIRDPPQATATADSRTNLSHLVFGLVGSEQAWHHRKAYIESWWRPNGTRGYLFLDKAPSPGLLPWPETSPPYRVSDDLKELLNKSEIRAQRMVHGIMEVLREVDYENFRWLVMGDDDSIFFVDNMVDVLATYDHTKYYYLGGNSEFILSNYLFSFNQAFGGGGIILSYPLAKALARDMENCLRRYVFLNSADNTTRACIADIGANLSPQKGNHQIDFRGDISGLLLSHPLSPLLSLHHFDMVEPIFPGTDRFESTRLLMKAAAADQSRMLQQTICHHRQSNWSFSISWGYSAQIFERIMPRSYLQMPVETFKPWVRTPRPPNYLFNTRKPSRDPCEAPHAFFFESVEKKTESDEILTSYSRAWPRDLPACSSSGNHSADYIQRIQVFSPANKRTQVDRCECCEIVGVDSIKAEIKFRECMTDEIIA